The proteins below come from a single Drosophila teissieri strain GT53w chromosome 3L, Prin_Dtei_1.1, whole genome shotgun sequence genomic window:
- the LOC122617879 gene encoding ensconsin isoform X4, with translation MASLGGQHGNISTNPEVENTAKRPESREGSAERKAHAFAPAKISGCSAGATLHWFAQVGGQISASEDDSQDREEKLKYARDRQNEERHRKIEELRAQAEAAQRYREQKEEERRRRIEEIRTRDTEKRHQVEERKKAIYEAEKERREYILKKNQERESRIEFRKRDKNSNGFAFGSSTPRLLDVPADYGLVSPSTFWAQRRSTSISNVAGASLTRRSSERELADSGAKKRASSSTDRQDDHRRKSSSMYEVFNWGYSNDEPPKRFSLSIAGSEINIDGPANPNPPPTSKQTANAHRPTNLTTTTATSTTTAGHNNFNNHNSYRKEDSVDSSPMMFRSVYRRKTDLMPTIPSPRDGHYGSRGSLSSTPARTPGRAYSMNRLDQLAQPIRRNGEHMRAILERERRERELEMLDETASLGGGGGRRGAGSSARARRAGSAGSGSSSAAGIMSRSMTHLAGGGGQRERGKYSLGGGISTSFRPLASGAGGQRDSTSSRSGNATPGGHFNSSRPGSAMSTSTNMSTSGMVPRRPATAPRKPRPASIAGTGMSLEEINKLKRDQKPPVKTTAASPSAQTTPKRTANLMSTSLIVTSSTSRLSSAEKKTPSKREPPVPKAASASKALPSRTASSERISRLTKEPKTKDTSAMTRSMIVTSSSTSTITKTVPAQAAPVSAPVPEQNGVSKEVEKTPADEPVPEAEVPTEAPVAVPSVSKAEKEALNTEKTEEVARQEEEQTLVEESVPEALVTSVNVEEKSDEGTEKEVPKPQEQSVPKKPSRSKENSEVRELTPPEGADLMTASMMAKKITTEEEAKAALAERRRLAREEAERQAELERQRLEAERLAEIKAQEEEAERQRLFEEESTRLAEEQRRGEEERLRKAIEEAQQREEEEKRRREDEEKQRVEREEAEKKAKEEAEKQRVEVAERLKREEKEREERRKRVEAIMLRTRKGGAATTPSKDANDKAAPVAPAPENNSSSNSSVTESSNNSAEGSPSTADSTPAPTASETVQEPPNSQAMYEQSVLDKENSLINSFSTMIIDENAKNLQQVSNGKLLVDFEGTNTVPAVANGNGHIENVNNKNDINLLQDVVAPVATQLIDLSIESQDLHLNNNNSLLTSTAATTTLVTADSHENKDISLL, from the exons ATGGCGAGTCTTGGGGGCCAACACGGAAATATTTCGACTAATCCAGAAG TGGAAAACACAGCCAAGCGACCGGAAAGTCGCGAGGGCAGCGCCGAGCGAAAAG CCCACGCATTCGCACCTGCCAAGATCTCGGGCTGCAGCGCCGGCGCAACCTTGCATTGGTTCGCCCAGGTGGGCGGTCAAATCTCCGCCAGCGAAGACGACTCTCAAG ACCGTGAGGAGAAACTGAAATATGCCCGCGATCGCCAAAATGAGGAGCGCCACCGAAAGATCGAGGAGCTGCGCGCCCAGGCTGAGGCCGCCCAGCGGTACCGTGAACAAAAAGAGGAGGAGCGCCGTCGACGCATCGAGGAGATCCGTACCCGGGACACAGAGAAGCGCCACCAGGTGGAGGAACGCAAGAAGGCCATATATGAGGCCGAGAAGGAGCGTCGCGAGTACATTCTCAAAAAGAATCAG GAACGCGAGTCCCGGATAGAATTCAGAAAGCGGGACAAAAACTCCAACGGCTTCGCTTTTGGCTCCTCGACTCCCCGCCTGCTGGATGTGCCCGCGGATTATGGTCTGGTATCGCCCAGTACCTTTTGGGCTCAGCGGAG GTCCACATCTATATCGAACGTAGCGGGCGCCTCGCTCACACGTCGAAGTTCAGAGCGTGAACTTGCCGACAGTGGTGCTAAGAAGCGTGCCTCCTCATCGACGGACCGACAAGATG ATCACCGACGCAAGTCTTCCTCCATGTACGAGGTGTTCAATTGGGGCTATTCCAATGACGAGCCGCCCAAGCGATTCTCGCTCTCCATCGCCGGCAGCGAGATAAATATCGATGGGCCGGCCAATCCCAATCCGCCGCCCACTTCCAAACAAACAGCCAACGCGCACAGACCTACAAATCtcacaacaaccacagcaacAAGCACCACAACTGCAGGCCACAACAACTTTAACAACCATAACTCGTATCGTAAGG AAGATAGCGTTGACTCATCACCCATGATGTTCCGAAGCGTTTACCGCAGGAAAACGGACCTCATGCCGACAATACCCAGCCCCCGAGACGGGCATTATGGTTCGCGAGGCTCCCTGAGCTCCACGCCGGCCAGAACCCCAG GACGGGCCTACTCGATGAACCGCTTGGACCAGCTGGCGCAGCCGATACGCCGGAATGGGGAGCACATGCGGGCGATTCTGGAGCGTGAACGCCGCGAGCGGGAGCTGGAGATGCTGGACGAGACCGCCTCGCTGGGCGGAGGAGGGGGGCGACGCGGTGCGGGGTCCAGTGCCCGAGCCCGGCGGGCGGGTAGCGCCGGAAGCGGCAGCTCCAGTGCCGCCGGCATAATGTCCCGCAGCATGACACACCTGGCCGGAGGAGGTGGGCAGCGGGAACGCGGAAAGTACTCGCTGGGAGGCGGCATATCGACCAGCTTCCGGCCGCTGGCCAGCGGAGCCGGAGGTCAGCGGGACTCCACCA GCTCGCGATCGGGAAATGCCACGCCCGGCGGACACTTTAATAGCTCAAGGCCCGGCAGCGCCATGTCCACATCGACAAACATGTCCACATCCGGGATGGTGCCCAGGCGACCTGCAACAGCACCCCGGAAACCGAGGCCCGCCAGTATCGCCGGAACGGGCATGTCTCTCGAGG AGATTAACAAACTCAAGAGGGATCAAAAGCCGCCCGTGAAGACGACAGCCGCCTCGCCATCCGCACAAACGACACCCAAACGAACTGCAAACCTGATGTCCACCTCCCTGATCGTGACCTCCAGCACATCGCGGCTGAGCAGCGCCGAGAAGAAGACGCCATCGAAGCGG GAACCTCCGGTACCCAAGGCAGCATCAGCTTCAAAGGCTCTGCCAAGTCGCACGGCCAGTTCCGAGCGCATCAGTAGGCTTACCAAGGAACCGAAAACCAAGGATACCTCTGCAATGACTAGGTCGATGATTGTCACCAGCAGCAGTACCTCCACCATCACAAAAACGGTTCCTGCCCAGGCTGCACCCGTTTCCGCTCCAGTTCCCGAGCAGAATGGTGTGTCCAAGGAGGTTGAGAAGACTCCGGCAGATGAGCCAGTTCCTGAGGCTGAAGTTCCTACCGAGGCTCCTGTAGCTGTTCCATCAGTGAGCAAGGCTGAGAAGGAAGCATTGAACACGGAGAAAACGGAGGAAGTGGCGCgtcaggaggaggagcaaaCGTTAGTGGAGGAATCTGTGCCCGAAGCTTTGGTTACCTCAGTTAATGTAGAAGAAAAATCTGATGAGGGCACTGAAAAGGAGGTGCCTAAGCCGCAGGAGCAGTCTGTGCCCAAGAAACCGTCGCGCAGCAAGGAGAACTCCGAGGTGCGAGAACTGACCCCACCAGAGGGTGCTGATCTAATGACTGCTTCGATGATGGCCAAGAAGATCACGAccgaggaggaggccaaggCTGCTTTGGCCGAGAGACGACGCCTGGCCCGCGAGGAGGCCGAACGACAGGCGGAATTAGAGCGCCAACGACTGGAGGCAGAACGCCTCGCAGAGATCAAAGCCCaagaggaggaggcggagcgCCAACGCCTGTTTGAGGAGGAGTCCACTCGCCTGGCCGAGGAACAGCGTCGCGGGGAGGAGGAGCGCCTGCGCAAGGCCATCGAG GAAGCCCAACAGcgtgaggaggaggagaaacGCCGACGCGAGGATGAGGAGAAACAGCGCGTGGAGCGTGAGGAGGCTGAGAAGAAGGCCAAGGAGGAGGCAGAGAAGCAGCGCGTCGAGGTGGCCGAGCGCCTTAAGCGGGAAGAGAAGGAGCGCGAGGAACGCCGCAAGCGCGTGGAGGCCATCATGCTTCGTACCCGCAAGGGTGGCGCTGCCACCACACCCTCGAAG GACGCTAACGACAAAGCAGCTCCTGTCGCACCGGCTCCAGAGAAtaatagcagcagcaacagtagcGTCACcgagagcagcaacaactcgGCTGAGGGCTCGCCCAGCACAGCGGATTCCACGCCAGCGCCAACGGCATCGGAAACTGTCCAGGAGCCGCCGAACAGCCAGGCGATGTATGAGCAATCGGTGCTAGACAAGGAGAACTCGCTCATCAACAGCTTCTCCACGATGATCATCGATGAGAATGCCAAGAACCTGCAGCAGGTGAGCAACGGCAAGTTGCTGGTGGACTTCGAGGGCACCAATACTGTGCCGGCGGTTGCCAATGGCAATGGACACATCGAGAATGTCAACAACAAGAA tGACATCAATCTGCTGCAGGACGTAGTCGCTCCGGTCGCCACCCAGCTGATAGACCTGAGCATCGAGTCACAAGATCTACAcctaaacaataacaacagcttGCTGACGAGCACAGCGGCAACCACCACGCTAGTCACTGCTGATAGTCACGAGAATAAAG ATATATCGCTGCTGTGA
- the LOC122617879 gene encoding ensconsin isoform X13, giving the protein MASLGGQHGNISTNPEVENTAKRPESREGSAERKAHAFAPAKISGCSAGATLHWFAQVGGQISASEDDSQDREEKLKYARDRQNEERHRKIEELRAQAEAAQRYREQKEEERRRRIEEIRTRDTEKRHQVEERKKAIYEAEKERREYILKKNQERESRIEFRKRDKNSNGFAFGSSTPRLLDVPADYGLVSPSTFWAQRRSTSISNVAGASLTRRSSERELADSGAKKRASSSTDRQDGSRSGNATPGGHFNSSRPGSAMSTSTNMSTSGMVPRRPATAPRKPRPASIAGTGMSLEEINKLKRDQKPPVKTTAASPSAQTTPKRTANLMSTSLIVTSSTSRLSSAEKKTPSKREPPVPKAASASKALPSRTASSERISRLTKEPKTKDTSAMTRSMIVTSSSTSTITKTVPAQAAPVSAPVPEQNGVSKEVEKTPADEPVPEAEVPTEAPVAVPSVSKAEKEALNTEKTEEVARQEEEQTLVEESVPEALVTSVNVEEKSDEGTEKEVPKPQEQSVPKKPSRSKENSEVRELTPPEGADLMTASMMAKKITTEEEAKAALAERRRLAREEAERQAELERQRLEAERLAEIKAQEEEAERQRLFEEESTRLAEEQRRGEEERLRKAIEEAQQREEEEKRRREDEEKQRVEREEAEKKAKEEAEKQRVEVAERLKREEKEREERRKRVEAIMLRTRKGGAATTPSKDANDKAAPVAPAPENNSSSNSSVTESSNNSAEGSPSTADSTPAPTASETVQEPPNSQAMYEQSVLDKENSLINSFSTMIIDENAKNLQQVSNGKLLVDFEGTNTVPAVANGNGHIENVNNKNDINLLQDVVAPVATQLIDLSIESQDLHLNNNNSLLTSTAATTTLVTADSHENKDISLL; this is encoded by the exons ATGGCGAGTCTTGGGGGCCAACACGGAAATATTTCGACTAATCCAGAAG TGGAAAACACAGCCAAGCGACCGGAAAGTCGCGAGGGCAGCGCCGAGCGAAAAG CCCACGCATTCGCACCTGCCAAGATCTCGGGCTGCAGCGCCGGCGCAACCTTGCATTGGTTCGCCCAGGTGGGCGGTCAAATCTCCGCCAGCGAAGACGACTCTCAAG ACCGTGAGGAGAAACTGAAATATGCCCGCGATCGCCAAAATGAGGAGCGCCACCGAAAGATCGAGGAGCTGCGCGCCCAGGCTGAGGCCGCCCAGCGGTACCGTGAACAAAAAGAGGAGGAGCGCCGTCGACGCATCGAGGAGATCCGTACCCGGGACACAGAGAAGCGCCACCAGGTGGAGGAACGCAAGAAGGCCATATATGAGGCCGAGAAGGAGCGTCGCGAGTACATTCTCAAAAAGAATCAG GAACGCGAGTCCCGGATAGAATTCAGAAAGCGGGACAAAAACTCCAACGGCTTCGCTTTTGGCTCCTCGACTCCCCGCCTGCTGGATGTGCCCGCGGATTATGGTCTGGTATCGCCCAGTACCTTTTGGGCTCAGCGGAG GTCCACATCTATATCGAACGTAGCGGGCGCCTCGCTCACACGTCGAAGTTCAGAGCGTGAACTTGCCGACAGTGGTGCTAAGAAGCGTGCCTCCTCATCGACGGACCGACAAGATG GCTCGCGATCGGGAAATGCCACGCCCGGCGGACACTTTAATAGCTCAAGGCCCGGCAGCGCCATGTCCACATCGACAAACATGTCCACATCCGGGATGGTGCCCAGGCGACCTGCAACAGCACCCCGGAAACCGAGGCCCGCCAGTATCGCCGGAACGGGCATGTCTCTCGAGG AGATTAACAAACTCAAGAGGGATCAAAAGCCGCCCGTGAAGACGACAGCCGCCTCGCCATCCGCACAAACGACACCCAAACGAACTGCAAACCTGATGTCCACCTCCCTGATCGTGACCTCCAGCACATCGCGGCTGAGCAGCGCCGAGAAGAAGACGCCATCGAAGCGG GAACCTCCGGTACCCAAGGCAGCATCAGCTTCAAAGGCTCTGCCAAGTCGCACGGCCAGTTCCGAGCGCATCAGTAGGCTTACCAAGGAACCGAAAACCAAGGATACCTCTGCAATGACTAGGTCGATGATTGTCACCAGCAGCAGTACCTCCACCATCACAAAAACGGTTCCTGCCCAGGCTGCACCCGTTTCCGCTCCAGTTCCCGAGCAGAATGGTGTGTCCAAGGAGGTTGAGAAGACTCCGGCAGATGAGCCAGTTCCTGAGGCTGAAGTTCCTACCGAGGCTCCTGTAGCTGTTCCATCAGTGAGCAAGGCTGAGAAGGAAGCATTGAACACGGAGAAAACGGAGGAAGTGGCGCgtcaggaggaggagcaaaCGTTAGTGGAGGAATCTGTGCCCGAAGCTTTGGTTACCTCAGTTAATGTAGAAGAAAAATCTGATGAGGGCACTGAAAAGGAGGTGCCTAAGCCGCAGGAGCAGTCTGTGCCCAAGAAACCGTCGCGCAGCAAGGAGAACTCCGAGGTGCGAGAACTGACCCCACCAGAGGGTGCTGATCTAATGACTGCTTCGATGATGGCCAAGAAGATCACGAccgaggaggaggccaaggCTGCTTTGGCCGAGAGACGACGCCTGGCCCGCGAGGAGGCCGAACGACAGGCGGAATTAGAGCGCCAACGACTGGAGGCAGAACGCCTCGCAGAGATCAAAGCCCaagaggaggaggcggagcgCCAACGCCTGTTTGAGGAGGAGTCCACTCGCCTGGCCGAGGAACAGCGTCGCGGGGAGGAGGAGCGCCTGCGCAAGGCCATCGAG GAAGCCCAACAGcgtgaggaggaggagaaacGCCGACGCGAGGATGAGGAGAAACAGCGCGTGGAGCGTGAGGAGGCTGAGAAGAAGGCCAAGGAGGAGGCAGAGAAGCAGCGCGTCGAGGTGGCCGAGCGCCTTAAGCGGGAAGAGAAGGAGCGCGAGGAACGCCGCAAGCGCGTGGAGGCCATCATGCTTCGTACCCGCAAGGGTGGCGCTGCCACCACACCCTCGAAG GACGCTAACGACAAAGCAGCTCCTGTCGCACCGGCTCCAGAGAAtaatagcagcagcaacagtagcGTCACcgagagcagcaacaactcgGCTGAGGGCTCGCCCAGCACAGCGGATTCCACGCCAGCGCCAACGGCATCGGAAACTGTCCAGGAGCCGCCGAACAGCCAGGCGATGTATGAGCAATCGGTGCTAGACAAGGAGAACTCGCTCATCAACAGCTTCTCCACGATGATCATCGATGAGAATGCCAAGAACCTGCAGCAGGTGAGCAACGGCAAGTTGCTGGTGGACTTCGAGGGCACCAATACTGTGCCGGCGGTTGCCAATGGCAATGGACACATCGAGAATGTCAACAACAAGAA tGACATCAATCTGCTGCAGGACGTAGTCGCTCCGGTCGCCACCCAGCTGATAGACCTGAGCATCGAGTCACAAGATCTACAcctaaacaataacaacagcttGCTGACGAGCACAGCGGCAACCACCACGCTAGTCACTGCTGATAGTCACGAGAATAAAG ATATATCGCTGCTGTGA
- the LOC122617879 gene encoding inner centromere protein A isoform X7 codes for MASLGGQHGNISTNPEVENTAKRPESREGSAERKAHAFAPAKISGCSAGATLHWFAQVGGQISASEDDSQDREEKLKYARDRQNEERHRKIEELRAQAEAAQRYREQKEEERRRRIEEIRTRDTEKRHQVEERKKAIYEAEKERREYILKKNQERESRIEFRKRDKNSNGFAFGSSTPRLLDVPADYGLVSPSTFWAQRRSTSISNVAGASLTRRSSERELADSGAKKRASSSTDRQDDHRRKSSSMYEVFNWGYSNDEPPKRFSLSIAGSEINIDGPANPNPPPTSKQTANAHRPTNLTTTTATSTTTAGHNNFNNHNSYRKEDSVDSSPMMFRSVYRRKTDLMPTIPSPRDGHYGSRGSLSSTPARTPGSRSGNATPGGHFNSSRPGSAMSTSTNMSTSGMVPRRPATAPRKPRPASIAGTGMSLEEINKLKRDQKPPVKTTAASPSAQTTPKRTANLMSTSLIVTSSTSRLSSAEKKTPSKREPPVPKAASASKALPSRTASSERISRLTKEPKTKDTSAMTRSMIVTSSSTSTITKTVPAQAAPVSAPVPEQNGVSKEVEKTPADEPVPEAEVPTEAPVAVPSVSKAEKEALNTEKTEEVARQEEEQTLVEESVPEALVTSVNVEEKSDEGTEKEVPKPQEQSVPKKPSRSKENSEVRELTPPEGADLMTASMMAKKITTEEEAKAALAERRRLAREEAERQAELERQRLEAERLAEIKAQEEEAERQRLFEEESTRLAEEQRRGEEERLRKAIEEAQQREEEEKRRREDEEKQRVEREEAEKKAKEEAEKQRVEVAERLKREEKEREERRKRVEAIMLRTRKGGAATTPSKDANDKAAPVAPAPENNSSSNSSVTESSNNSAEGSPSTADSTPAPTASETVQEPPNSQAMYEQSVLDKENSLINSFSTMIIDENAKNLQQVSNGKLLVDFEGTNTVPAVANGNGHIENVNNKNDINLLQDVVAPVATQLIDLSIESQDLHLNNNNSLLTSTAATTTLVTADSHENKDISLL; via the exons ATGGCGAGTCTTGGGGGCCAACACGGAAATATTTCGACTAATCCAGAAG TGGAAAACACAGCCAAGCGACCGGAAAGTCGCGAGGGCAGCGCCGAGCGAAAAG CCCACGCATTCGCACCTGCCAAGATCTCGGGCTGCAGCGCCGGCGCAACCTTGCATTGGTTCGCCCAGGTGGGCGGTCAAATCTCCGCCAGCGAAGACGACTCTCAAG ACCGTGAGGAGAAACTGAAATATGCCCGCGATCGCCAAAATGAGGAGCGCCACCGAAAGATCGAGGAGCTGCGCGCCCAGGCTGAGGCCGCCCAGCGGTACCGTGAACAAAAAGAGGAGGAGCGCCGTCGACGCATCGAGGAGATCCGTACCCGGGACACAGAGAAGCGCCACCAGGTGGAGGAACGCAAGAAGGCCATATATGAGGCCGAGAAGGAGCGTCGCGAGTACATTCTCAAAAAGAATCAG GAACGCGAGTCCCGGATAGAATTCAGAAAGCGGGACAAAAACTCCAACGGCTTCGCTTTTGGCTCCTCGACTCCCCGCCTGCTGGATGTGCCCGCGGATTATGGTCTGGTATCGCCCAGTACCTTTTGGGCTCAGCGGAG GTCCACATCTATATCGAACGTAGCGGGCGCCTCGCTCACACGTCGAAGTTCAGAGCGTGAACTTGCCGACAGTGGTGCTAAGAAGCGTGCCTCCTCATCGACGGACCGACAAGATG ATCACCGACGCAAGTCTTCCTCCATGTACGAGGTGTTCAATTGGGGCTATTCCAATGACGAGCCGCCCAAGCGATTCTCGCTCTCCATCGCCGGCAGCGAGATAAATATCGATGGGCCGGCCAATCCCAATCCGCCGCCCACTTCCAAACAAACAGCCAACGCGCACAGACCTACAAATCtcacaacaaccacagcaacAAGCACCACAACTGCAGGCCACAACAACTTTAACAACCATAACTCGTATCGTAAGG AAGATAGCGTTGACTCATCACCCATGATGTTCCGAAGCGTTTACCGCAGGAAAACGGACCTCATGCCGACAATACCCAGCCCCCGAGACGGGCATTATGGTTCGCGAGGCTCCCTGAGCTCCACGCCGGCCAGAACCCCAG GCTCGCGATCGGGAAATGCCACGCCCGGCGGACACTTTAATAGCTCAAGGCCCGGCAGCGCCATGTCCACATCGACAAACATGTCCACATCCGGGATGGTGCCCAGGCGACCTGCAACAGCACCCCGGAAACCGAGGCCCGCCAGTATCGCCGGAACGGGCATGTCTCTCGAGG AGATTAACAAACTCAAGAGGGATCAAAAGCCGCCCGTGAAGACGACAGCCGCCTCGCCATCCGCACAAACGACACCCAAACGAACTGCAAACCTGATGTCCACCTCCCTGATCGTGACCTCCAGCACATCGCGGCTGAGCAGCGCCGAGAAGAAGACGCCATCGAAGCGG GAACCTCCGGTACCCAAGGCAGCATCAGCTTCAAAGGCTCTGCCAAGTCGCACGGCCAGTTCCGAGCGCATCAGTAGGCTTACCAAGGAACCGAAAACCAAGGATACCTCTGCAATGACTAGGTCGATGATTGTCACCAGCAGCAGTACCTCCACCATCACAAAAACGGTTCCTGCCCAGGCTGCACCCGTTTCCGCTCCAGTTCCCGAGCAGAATGGTGTGTCCAAGGAGGTTGAGAAGACTCCGGCAGATGAGCCAGTTCCTGAGGCTGAAGTTCCTACCGAGGCTCCTGTAGCTGTTCCATCAGTGAGCAAGGCTGAGAAGGAAGCATTGAACACGGAGAAAACGGAGGAAGTGGCGCgtcaggaggaggagcaaaCGTTAGTGGAGGAATCTGTGCCCGAAGCTTTGGTTACCTCAGTTAATGTAGAAGAAAAATCTGATGAGGGCACTGAAAAGGAGGTGCCTAAGCCGCAGGAGCAGTCTGTGCCCAAGAAACCGTCGCGCAGCAAGGAGAACTCCGAGGTGCGAGAACTGACCCCACCAGAGGGTGCTGATCTAATGACTGCTTCGATGATGGCCAAGAAGATCACGAccgaggaggaggccaaggCTGCTTTGGCCGAGAGACGACGCCTGGCCCGCGAGGAGGCCGAACGACAGGCGGAATTAGAGCGCCAACGACTGGAGGCAGAACGCCTCGCAGAGATCAAAGCCCaagaggaggaggcggagcgCCAACGCCTGTTTGAGGAGGAGTCCACTCGCCTGGCCGAGGAACAGCGTCGCGGGGAGGAGGAGCGCCTGCGCAAGGCCATCGAG GAAGCCCAACAGcgtgaggaggaggagaaacGCCGACGCGAGGATGAGGAGAAACAGCGCGTGGAGCGTGAGGAGGCTGAGAAGAAGGCCAAGGAGGAGGCAGAGAAGCAGCGCGTCGAGGTGGCCGAGCGCCTTAAGCGGGAAGAGAAGGAGCGCGAGGAACGCCGCAAGCGCGTGGAGGCCATCATGCTTCGTACCCGCAAGGGTGGCGCTGCCACCACACCCTCGAAG GACGCTAACGACAAAGCAGCTCCTGTCGCACCGGCTCCAGAGAAtaatagcagcagcaacagtagcGTCACcgagagcagcaacaactcgGCTGAGGGCTCGCCCAGCACAGCGGATTCCACGCCAGCGCCAACGGCATCGGAAACTGTCCAGGAGCCGCCGAACAGCCAGGCGATGTATGAGCAATCGGTGCTAGACAAGGAGAACTCGCTCATCAACAGCTTCTCCACGATGATCATCGATGAGAATGCCAAGAACCTGCAGCAGGTGAGCAACGGCAAGTTGCTGGTGGACTTCGAGGGCACCAATACTGTGCCGGCGGTTGCCAATGGCAATGGACACATCGAGAATGTCAACAACAAGAA tGACATCAATCTGCTGCAGGACGTAGTCGCTCCGGTCGCCACCCAGCTGATAGACCTGAGCATCGAGTCACAAGATCTACAcctaaacaataacaacagcttGCTGACGAGCACAGCGGCAACCACCACGCTAGTCACTGCTGATAGTCACGAGAATAAAG ATATATCGCTGCTGTGA